A portion of the Esox lucius isolate fEsoLuc1 chromosome 20, fEsoLuc1.pri, whole genome shotgun sequence genome contains these proteins:
- the znf516 gene encoding zinc finger protein 516: protein MNPRQSGGGVEVMKTQPGGPELGEEGDKALAYDCGVCGRSFPFQSSLSQHMRRHTGARPYKCPYCDHRASQKGNLKVHIRSHKLGTLTSHHPEAEEEEEGPEEEGVGSGEVGVSEGLDGGTSPTKSSSACNGVVEGGAGLGDGSAGKTGARGAKREKTSPELRPYRCRLCGYETQREDQLLSHIEKVHITADAEDEPGSREAGSTEGDAGSQDPDGAFPCGTCGQAFTQAWFLKSHMKKHAGLLEHCCRVCGRRFREAWFLKSHMKTHSGPKSSSRAKPKSDSQESPATINDVAQDPETNATSLNPYQLCSKCGNLFHDRESLRAHEIVHSQSRQQQNQKRPGDDPVSPPAKWRLLDYLSLRPAGEEPPREEVRLGMRIPELDPVCSHQAWQLVTRGRVLEATVGGGGEEPLVDGNVVYEKESSRYVLEGQERERRSGRRVSCSHHTPPGERTPESLSDSEYRPSSRQGRRSSSSQQSRSAECFECGKVFRSRHQMVVHQRVHQRRDGGRGSGSGGDNRAGRGGDRWGSTSDPESGPPSRPSTPGYGDSPPASTLGEVASEVGASSAGPLPDEKPYICSLCDFVSAESSAFLSHLRLQHTSDGRPNPSPSPTPSPAPSSEAPSGFPKLKKALLHGLPQTSAPHPYLSARPPREKRPSESCSPTDPHRAVPLDLCVRAEGLRGPASAAPQQKSLASHKCSYCSHTTRYPEVLWMHQAIAHRINSSTLAPKWALLRNGLKGHREGSSTKRRTGPPPSLDGKECPPLAPVARTPRTRPPTWKKDGGDRAAGQPCTSSSSRALSSSLSGPQSGRPPRPGSVRPRGKAEENRAQGSRSNSRPRVEIYPRGGSSTGSLEKSTAARAPRRSSAPGHAIGGTRYVLPQEGLGFMLASKHSLAEYSQAKSSPPPKTSVPQSQPRIQPPAKSGAERSAHSDDTASAQARRASPSQPSRGANQVTSTSSPSSSGHRGEVKQQEARAAEATEAPMDILSFLKNCNTHDLATLYHRWGATNPLLDPTGVLRSLVRQGEYICQECGKNFSQPSHLRIHMRSHTVVFDYNGVQGPDAQTTSSEAPKQGRDHSASASARTEPIRKGT, encoded by the exons ATGAACCCCAGACAGAGcggaggaggagtggaggtCATGAAAACCCAGCCGGGAGGCCCGGAGctaggggaggagggggacaaGGCCTTGGCCTATGACTGTGGTGTGTGCGGCCGCAGCTTCCCCTTCCAGAGCTCCCTGTCGCAGCACATGAGGAGACACACCGGCGCACGCCCTTACAAGTGCCCCTACTGCGACCACCGCGCTTCACAGAAGGGCAACCTCAAGGTCCACATCCGGAGTCACAAGCTGGGCACGCTCACTAGCCACCACCCCgaggcggaggaggaggaggaggggccaGAGGAGGAAGGGGTGGGCTCGGGCGAAGTGGGCGTGTCGGAGGGCCTGGATGGAGGAACTAGCCCGACAAAGAGCAGCTCGGCGTGCAACGGGGTCGTCGAAGGGGGAGCCGGCTTGGGGGATGGCAGCGCGGGGAAGACGGGGGCGCGGGGCGCCAAACGGGAGAAGACGAGCCCGGAGCTGCGGCCGTACCGCTGCCGTCTGTGTGGGTACGAGACCCAGCGCGAGGACCAGCTCCTCAGTCACATCGAGAAGGTCCACATCACCGCCGACGCGGAGGACGAGCCGGGGAGCCGGGAGGCGGGGTCGACAGAGGGGGACGCGGGGAGTCAGGACCCGGACGGAGCCTTCCCCTGCGGGACGTGCGGTCAAGCCTTCACCCAGGCCTGGTTCCTCAAGTCCCACATGAAGAAACACGCTGGCCTCCTGGAGCACTGCTGTCGCGTGTGCGGCCGTCGCTTCAGGGAAGCCTGGTTCCTCAAGAGCCACATGAAGACCCACAGCGGCCCCAAGTCCTCCAGCCGGGCCAAGCCCAAGTCTGACTCCCAAGAGTCCCCGGCCACCATCAACGACGTGGCCCAAGACCCAGAGACCAATGCGACGTCATTGAACCCCTACCAGCTCTGCTCAAAGTGTGGAAACCTCTTCCACGACCGAGAGAGCCTCAGGGCCCACGAGATAGTCCACAGCCAGTCAAGGCAGCAGCAGAATCAGAAGAGACCCGGCGACGACCCCGTCTCCCCCCCTGCCAAATGGCGCCTCCTGGACTACCTCAGCCTCCGCCCCGCCGGAGAAGAGCCTCCCCGGGAGGAGGTGCGCTTGGGCATGAGGATCCCTGAACTAGACCCGGTGTGCAGCCACCAGGCCTGGCAGCTGGTCACACGAGGACGGGTTCTGGAGGCCAcagtgggtggaggaggggaggagccCCTGGTCGACGGCAACGTGGTCTACGAGAAGGAGAGCAGCCGCTACGTCCTGGAgggccaggagagggagaggcgcTCAGGGAGGCGCGTCAGCTGCAGCCACCACACTCCCCCCGGAGAACGCACCCCTGAGAGCCTGAGCGACTCAGAGTACCGCCCGTCCTCCCGCCAGGGTCGACGTTCCTCCTCGTCCCAGCAGAGCAGGTCCGCCGAGTGCTTCGAGTGCGGGAAGGTGTTCCGCAGCCGCCACCAGATGGTGGTCCACCAGCGGGTCCACCAGAGGCGGGATGGGGGCCGGGGGTCTGGGTCTGGCGGGGACAACAGGGCAGGTCGAGGAGGGGACCGCTGGGGCTCTACCAGTGACCCGGAGTCTGGGCCCCCCAGCAGGCCTAGCACCCCGGGGTACGGGGACTCCCCGCCGGCTTCTACCCTAGGAGAGGTGGCCTCCGAGGTGGGCGCCTCCAGTGCAGGCCCCCTGCCAG ATGAAAAACCCTACATCTGCAGCCTTTGTGACTTTGTCAGCGCCGAGTCTTCAGCCTTCCTGTCCCACCTCCGTCTCCAGCACACCAGTGACGGCCGACCCAACCCCTCCCCCAGCCCCACCCCTAGCCCCGCCCCCAGCTCCGAAGCCCCCAGTGGCTTCCCCAAGCTAAAGAAGGCCCTTCTCCACGGGCTTCCCCAAACCTCTGCCCCCCACCCTTACCTATCAGCCCGGCCGCCAAGAGAAAAACGTCCCTCCGAGAGCTGCTCGCCCACCGACCCCCACCGCGCCGTCCCTCTGGACCTGTGCGTTAGGGCCGAGGGCCTCAGGGGCCCGGCCTCCGCGGCTCCTCAGCAGAAGTCGCTGGCCAGCCACAAGTGCTCCTACTGTTCCCACACCACCCGTTACCCGGAGGTGTTGTGGATGCACCAGGCGATCGCCCACCGCATCAACAGCAGCACCCTGGCCCCCAAATGGGCCCTCCTGAGGAACGGCTTGAAGGGCCACCGCGAGGGCTCTTCCACCAAGAGACGCACAGGGCCTCCGCCCTCCCTGGATGGGAAGGAGTGTCCCCCGTTAGCCCCTGTGGCACGCACCCCCCGAACGCGGCCCCCCACGTGGAAGAAAGACGGCGGGGACAGGGCGGCCGGCCAACCCTGCACCTCGTCCTCCTCAAGGGCGTTGTCCTCCTCCTTGTCGGGCCCACAGAGTGGCAGGCCTCCCCGTCCAGGCAGCGTCAGGCCGAGAGGAAAAGCCGAGGAGAACCGCGCCCAGGGTTCCCGTTCCAACTCCAGGCCCAGGGTGGAGATTTACCCGCGAGGGGGTTCCTCAACTGGCTCACTGGAGAAGAGCACCGCGGCCAGGGCACCGCGGCGTTCCTCAGCCCCCGGCCACGCCATCGGAGGGACCAGGTACGTTCTGCCTCAGGAGGGCCTGGGCTTCATGCTAGCCAGCAAACACAGCCTCGCCGAGTACAGCCAAGCCAAGAGCTCCCCGCCGCCAAAGACCAGCGTCCCCCAGTCCCAGCCTCGCATCCAGCCTCCGGCCAAATCCGGGGCCGAGCGCTCTGCCCACAGCGATGACACAGCGTCGGCTCAGGCCCGGAGAGCCTCTCCCTCGCAGCCGTCCAGAGGAGCCAACCAGGTGACGTCCACGTCGTCTCCCTCATCATCGGGCCACCGTGGCGAGGTGAAACAGCAGGAGGCGCGAGCCGCCGAGGCCACAGAGGCGCCCATGGACATCCTGAGCTTCTTGAAGAACTGCAACACCCATGACCTGGCCACCCTCTACCACCGCTGGGGGGCCACCAACCCCCTGCTGGACCCCACAG GGGTGCTGAGGTCTCTGGTTCGACAAGGAGAATACATCTGCCAAGAATGTGGGAAGAACTTCAGCCAGCCCAGCCACCTCCGTATACACATGAGATCCCACACGG TGGTGTTTGATTATAACGGAGTCCAAGGTCCTGATGCTCAAACCACCTCCTCGGAAGCTCCCAAACAA